In Terriglobales bacterium, a single window of DNA contains:
- the dinB gene encoding DNA polymerase IV: MQSILAPLADHSIQRCHITPALFGLWLMAWLSYVRTSLENRNNIVASMTIRKIVHIDMDAFYASVEQRDDPQLRGKPVIVAWRASRSVVCAASYEARSFGVRSAMPAIRAERLCPDAIFVAPDFTRYRAVSHMVREIFKRHTDLVEPLSLDEAYLDVTENKTGLPTATRVACAIREQIRQELNLTASAGVAPNKFLAKIASDWRKPDGLFVIQPGEVDTFLSPLPVGRLPGVGKVTGERLEKLGILTVKDLRGLDLPVIERHFGRYGRRLYELARGLDNSEVVPDRPTKSMSAEDTFEHDVHLAETEPMIRRLAEKLWSASRKESRIARTVVLKLKTSEFQILTRSHTPGSPPSSCEELTNIALSLRERVELGPQQRFRLVGVGLSNFHDPNEKKENEEKPPQPALFE, encoded by the coding sequence ATGCAGTCAATTCTTGCGCCGTTGGCAGATCACAGCATACAACGATGTCACATCACGCCGGCCCTTTTCGGATTGTGGCTCATGGCATGGCTCAGCTACGTTCGCACGAGCCTGGAAAACAGGAATAATATTGTTGCCAGCATGACCATCCGCAAAATCGTCCATATTGATATGGACGCATTTTATGCTTCCGTCGAACAGCGCGATGATCCGCAACTGCGCGGCAAACCTGTAATTGTCGCCTGGCGGGCCAGCCGTTCCGTGGTTTGTGCGGCATCGTATGAAGCCAGAAGTTTCGGAGTACGCTCGGCCATGCCGGCGATTCGTGCGGAACGATTGTGCCCTGATGCCATCTTCGTGGCCCCGGATTTCACACGCTATCGGGCGGTTTCGCATATGGTGCGCGAGATCTTCAAGCGGCACACCGATTTGGTGGAGCCGCTCTCGCTTGACGAGGCCTATCTCGACGTTACTGAGAACAAGACTGGCTTGCCGACCGCAACCCGGGTTGCCTGCGCAATTCGTGAGCAAATCCGCCAGGAATTGAACCTGACAGCCTCTGCCGGCGTTGCCCCCAATAAATTTCTGGCAAAGATCGCCTCTGACTGGCGCAAGCCAGATGGGCTCTTCGTCATCCAGCCTGGCGAGGTAGATACATTTCTGTCTCCGCTGCCGGTTGGACGTCTGCCGGGTGTCGGCAAAGTGACGGGAGAGAGGCTTGAGAAACTTGGAATACTGACGGTGAAGGATTTGCGAGGTCTGGATTTGCCGGTGATCGAACGCCACTTCGGCCGCTATGGCCGGCGGCTCTACGAGTTGGCTCGAGGTCTCGACAATAGCGAAGTTGTCCCAGACCGGCCTACAAAATCCATGTCGGCCGAGGATACGTTTGAGCACGACGTGCACTTGGCAGAAACCGAGCCTATGATCCGCCGTCTTGCGGAAAAACTTTGGTCCGCTTCACGCAAGGAATCGCGTATAGCGCGTACCGTAGTCCTGAAACTAAAGACAAGCGAGTTCCAGATTCTCACCCGTAGCCATACGCCCGGCTCCCCGCCCTCTTCGTGCGAAGAATTGACCAACATCGCCTTGTCGCTGCGAGAGCGAGTGGAGCTGGGCCCGCAGCAACGCTTTCGCCTCGTCGGTGTTGGCCTAAGCAACTTTCACGATCCCAACGAAAAGAAAGAAAACGAAGAAAAGCCCCCGCAGCCAGCCCTGTTCGAGTGA